A window of the Lactuca sativa cultivar Salinas chromosome 5, Lsat_Salinas_v11, whole genome shotgun sequence genome harbors these coding sequences:
- the LOC111878782 gene encoding uncharacterized protein LOC111878782, with protein sequence MSKVRCFSMQFCILIKVNRKILSNVISIYVIQWSNFLDYEGLVMDPNALKKRIFFGEVEYSLRKEVWEFLLGSYLYDSTYAERWYIVSVKTSEYMTFKKINGRSVISSL encoded by the exons ATGAGTAAAGTACGTTGCTTTTCGATGCAATTTTGTATACTCATTAAAGTTAATAGAAAAATATTAAGTAATGTTATTTCTATATATGTTATACAGTGGTCAAACTTCTTGGATTATGAAGGCCTAGTCATGGATCCTAATGCTTTAAAAAAGAGAATATTTTTTGGGGAGGTGGAATACAGCTTGCGAAAAGAG GTTTGGGAATTTTTATTGGGATCTTATTTATACGATTCGACATATGCAGAGAGGTGGTATATTGTCTCGGTTAAAACATCAGAGTACATGACTTTCAAAAAAATCAATGGCAG